In Streptomyces sp. 1331.2, one genomic interval encodes:
- a CDS encoding CsbD family protein, translating to MGTDDKLRNAAEKAKGKVKETAGRATGDRTLEAKGRAEKMKGDLKQAGEKIKDVGKD from the coding sequence ATGGGTACCGACGACAAGCTGCGCAACGCCGCCGAGAAGGCCAAGGGCAAGGTCAAGGAGACCGCCGGGCGGGCCACAGGGGACCGCACGTTGGAGGCGAAGGGCCGCGCCGAGAAGATGAAGGGCGACCTGAAGCAGGCCGGCGAGAAGATCAAGGACGTGGGCAAGGACTGA
- a CDS encoding DUF6131 family protein — MIILGVILLIIGFVTGISILWSIGIVLVLIGLVLWILGAVGHAVGGRSHYW, encoded by the coding sequence ATGATCATCCTCGGAGTGATCCTGCTGATCATCGGTTTCGTCACCGGAATCAGCATCCTGTGGTCCATCGGGATCGTCCTCGTCCTCATCGGGCTCGTCCTGTGGATCCTCGGGGCCGTGGGCCACGCCGTGGGGGGCCGATCCCACTACTGGTGA
- the ctaD gene encoding aa3-type cytochrome oxidase subunit I, whose translation MAETLRRSAARRASGGPRRRRRQGSTLLRWLSTTDHKAIGNLYLTTAFCFFLFAGLLAMLMRAELMRPGLQLVSNEQYNQLFTIHGTIMMLLFATPTFAGFANAVMPLQIGSPDVAFPRLNAFTYWVYLFGGLMVVGGFLTNSGAASFGWFAYAPLNGPIRSPGTGADLWAVGLIVAGLSTILGAVNFITTIVCLRAPGMTLFRMPVFTWNVLFTSILALLAFPPLTAALFALEADRKLGTHVFDPANGGALLWQHLFWFFGHPEVYIVALPFFGIISEVLPVFSRKPIFGYRGLIGATIAITALSAVVWAHHMFATGQVLLPFFSLASLLIAVPTGVKFFNWVGTMWNGSLSFETPMLFALGFLVTFLLGGLTGVLLAAPPIDFHVTDSYFVVAHLHYVLFGTVVFAMFAGFYFWWPKITGRMLDERLGRIHFWMLLPAFQITFLVQHWLGAQGMPRRYADYLPSDGFTALNTVSSIGAFLLGLSTLPFLYNVWHTARHGVKVEEDDPWGYGRSLEWATSCPPPRHNFHALPRIRSEGPAFDLHHPEHSRMAMDALEARNAGRAEENPS comes from the coding sequence ATGGCGGAGACCCTGCGGCGGTCCGCGGCCCGTCGAGCGTCCGGCGGGCCGCGCCGGCGCCGGCGTCAGGGCTCGACGCTGCTGCGGTGGCTGAGCACGACGGACCACAAGGCCATCGGCAACCTGTACCTGACGACGGCGTTCTGCTTCTTCCTGTTCGCCGGGCTGCTGGCGATGCTGATGCGCGCGGAGCTGATGCGGCCGGGGCTGCAGCTGGTGAGCAACGAGCAGTACAACCAGCTGTTCACCATCCACGGCACGATCATGATGCTGCTGTTCGCCACGCCGACCTTCGCCGGTTTCGCGAACGCCGTGATGCCCCTGCAGATCGGGTCGCCCGACGTGGCCTTCCCCCGGCTGAACGCCTTCACGTACTGGGTGTACCTGTTCGGCGGCCTGATGGTGGTCGGCGGGTTCCTGACGAACAGCGGCGCGGCGTCGTTCGGCTGGTTCGCCTACGCCCCGCTGAACGGGCCGATCCGCAGCCCGGGGACGGGCGCCGACCTGTGGGCCGTCGGCCTGATCGTGGCGGGCCTGAGCACCATCCTGGGGGCCGTCAACTTCATCACCACCATCGTCTGCCTGCGCGCCCCCGGGATGACGCTGTTCCGGATGCCGGTCTTCACCTGGAACGTGCTGTTCACCTCGATCCTCGCGCTGCTCGCCTTCCCCCCGCTCACGGCGGCCCTGTTCGCGCTGGAGGCGGACCGCAAGCTCGGCACCCACGTCTTCGACCCGGCCAACGGCGGGGCGCTGCTGTGGCAGCACCTGTTCTGGTTCTTCGGCCACCCCGAGGTGTACATCGTGGCGCTGCCCTTCTTCGGGATCATCTCGGAGGTCCTGCCGGTCTTCAGCCGCAAGCCGATCTTCGGCTACCGCGGGCTGATCGGTGCGACCATCGCGATCACCGCGCTGTCCGCGGTCGTCTGGGCCCACCACATGTTCGCCACCGGCCAGGTGCTGCTGCCGTTCTTCTCCCTGGCCTCGCTGCTCATCGCGGTGCCGACCGGGGTGAAGTTCTTCAACTGGGTCGGCACCATGTGGAACGGCTCGCTCTCCTTCGAGACGCCGATGCTGTTCGCCCTCGGGTTCCTGGTGACCTTCCTCCTCGGCGGGCTGACCGGTGTTCTGCTGGCCGCGCCCCCGATCGACTTCCACGTCACCGACAGCTACTTCGTGGTCGCCCACCTGCACTACGTCCTGTTCGGGACGGTGGTGTTCGCGATGTTCGCCGGCTTCTACTTCTGGTGGCCCAAGATCACCGGCCGGATGCTGGACGAACGGCTCGGCAGGATCCACTTCTGGATGCTGCTGCCCGCCTTCCAGATCACCTTCCTCGTCCAGCACTGGCTCGGCGCCCAGGGCATGCCGCGCCGCTACGCCGACTACCTGCCCTCGGACGGCTTCACCGCGCTGAACACCGTCTCCTCGATCGGGGCGTTCCTGCTGGGCCTGTCGACCCTGCCCTTCCTGTACAACGTCTGGCACACCGCCCGGCACGGGGTGAAGGTCGAGGAGGACGACCCGTGGGGCTACGGCCGCTCGCTGGAGTGGGCGACCTCCTGCCCGCCGCCGCGGCACAACTTCCACGCCCTGCCCCGGATCCGCTCCGAGGGCCCGGCCTTCGACCTGCACCACCCGGAGCACTCGCGCATGGCGATGGACGCGCTCGAAGCACGCAACGCAGGACGAGCCGAGGAGAATCCGTCGTGA
- the ctaF gene encoding aa3-type cytochrome oxidase subunit IV, with product MKTESYLFAGVALFFAAAASVYGWFAREPAGKAALVVAFLMSALVAFFFRTQYSRRGVRPQDTTDAEVVTGAGPLEFFAPRSYYPLLTAAGVALAGLGLVYALWLFVIGMGVTGAGVLGFVFQYAQRGQ from the coding sequence GTGAAGACCGAGTCCTACCTGTTCGCCGGGGTCGCGCTGTTCTTCGCCGCGGCCGCCTCGGTCTACGGCTGGTTCGCGCGCGAGCCGGCCGGCAAGGCCGCGCTGGTCGTGGCCTTCCTGATGTCCGCACTCGTCGCGTTCTTCTTCCGCACCCAGTACTCCCGCCGCGGCGTCCGGCCGCAGGACACCACCGACGCCGAGGTCGTCACCGGCGCCGGACCGCTGGAGTTCTTCGCGCCCCGCAGCTACTACCCGCTGCTCACCGCCGCGGGCGTGGCACTCGCCGGGCTCGGTCTGGTGTACGCCCTGTGGCTGTTCGTCATCGGCATGGGGGTGACCGGCGCGGGCGTCCTGGGCTTCGTCTTCCAGTACGCCCAGCGCGGGCAGTGA